cattcaaTCATCCATTCGACATCACAATAGATAATTAGATAAAGTAGCAACACCAGGATAGTACCACATAACACATTACATGGTCATCAAATAGTTGTTAAGCCTTCTATGACACTATCACTcaaaaggttgttaaatagtcAAAAGAGATGGATGGTTGAAGCCCAAGTTCATGCTTTTGGGTCAAATTTATACTGGGTACACGCGGCCAAGTTCCAACCCGCTCTGCTCGTGCACCCGACACGGTGGAAATAGAAAATATCTCTGCGACGCCTGAGAGGAGGGCTACGCGCGCAACTCCTCGTGACACAGCTCCGCCTAAACCCAAGAAGGCGTAAAGCATGGAGCTGTAACGTATTGCAGTGATAAATGATTAcatttagagcatctccaacgccTCCTAATAATTCTATCCCCAATGTCTCTATGTTGGGTTCCTCCCAAAAGTCTAAAAGTCCCCAAAACATACCTAACTCCAATAGTTCCTTAAAAATGTCCCAATGAACCTTCAAGAATGGCGTGCAGCCCTGCCAGGCACGTGAAACGAAAACAGATCACAAATAGGGGCGGTGATGTCTCGACCCTAAATTTGTTCCGCGAAGCTCTCGTTTTGGAGTACCGAATAAATTGGGAGCACAGATCATAAACTATTGGACTGGTTTTTTTTTCACTTTTGCCCCTAAACTATTGTTTTAGGAGTATTAATTGTGATCTGTTGTTGGAGATACAATAATGCCATCCTAAAATTTCATCCAAACAGCACCGGAACCACATGACGTGTGGAGGACGTGTGCTTCTGCTTTGTCATTGGCCGTTGTTCAAGGGATCTGGACAAAAAAAACACGAGGCCAAGATCGACCTTCATGTGGCTACTACGAGCGCCGAGCAAATCATTTTGTCCAAGGAAAAGGAAGCTTTATTTCGGACTGGTTCCTTAATTATTCTTGTATCAGATATATATTTTGATTTAATATGAAATTTTAGATTTTAGTTGAATGTACCAACATGACCTATTAATGCATAAGATATGTTCTTATAGATTTCTTTTCTAGGTAGGAGTGTATAAGACAATTATTGTATAACCTGTCTCCTGTAGTTTTTCTTATATCGGAGAACTTCTCTCTATTACTAAGCTTCCTCTTAAATAGAAAAGCGGCAGAGTTATTTTTTCAACCTTTTTTTTTGACGCTGTTTTAgttccataataataataataatggcaATGTACGTAGGTGTGTTCCTTTGACATCTTACGTTTCCTTTTTTCCTAAACCTTTTGCTCCATATAATTTTGTTCAGAATTTTGCACCACACAGGTAGATTTTATTCAGAATTTTGCACCACACAGGTAGATGGATGATGCATATATATGCATCAACATAACATACGATATTATATTTCTAATGGGAGCAGCAGCACACTTTGTGCTCGACGCTTTCGTCACACCAGCCACCGTCCTTGAAACCCTTCGAGCTACAGATCAAGCGGCAGTTCTGGTGGTCCTCGGAATAGGACGAGAGGTATGGCCTTCTCGGCGGCGGCGGTGACTTCTTGGGTTTCCCGATGCCTGCACACACATCGCAGTCCAAACGAGACCGGCCGGTTAATTAATAGATAATTATCGCCAGCTCTTAGAAGGAAATAGTAACTCTTGCGCAAGTAATTAGAAGTAGAGATCGAAGGTGCCTACAGCCGCCGGCTTCGTAGCATGGAGACAGCGAGGACAGAATGGCAACAGCCAACAGAAGCGCGACGATTGTGCTGCTCTTCATCACCGCCGTAAGGAAAGATGATCAAGCTTCCCTTATTACCACGAGCTAGTGACGAAGAGAGATTATATGATTTGTTTGTTCTAATCTCCATCTTCGATCTCACTTGTACTTATATAGAAGACGAATCCATCTCTAGCACATCTCATTTGTGCCAGAAGATCTAGTTATAGATATAGATAGAGATAGAGATATAGAAATTTTACATATAGATATAGTTATGGATATAGATATTGGGATATGTTGTTGTTGATATAATATGATGATATTGGTTTAGTCATACAAAGACAACCAACATATTTGCAATGGTTGTTCTTCCACTACTAATTATTTTGCAATCTAATAAGAAGATATTAGACATTAATCCATAAATGCTTAGACGAAACATACCTAAGCTTGGAGGTGCGTCTACATAGCATAGACACTACCAGAGTcacatgctttgccgagtgccccatgcactcggcaaagccagaAATACACACAGTAAACCTTTTGCAGAGTGTCACACCCGGCAAAGAGTAAACGGCAAAAAAATCATTGGCAAAGGCGGTTCAACCCTATTTAGTCGTTGTCACAATCGCTGCTGTTGTTTCCAGCCGCCACCATTGTTTCCAGGCCGTGTCCAACGGTTCACCCCGTTGTCTCTCTTTCCTGTATACTCGGTGTATGGACGTCTGGAATGTGGTCCAACGATGTGTGATGACACCGAAGGAAATCAACAGAAGGCGGGAAGGAACCATGGCTACTAGGAGGGTTCGATGTCAAGTGAAGCCCAACTCTcgcgtccatgggccagattggaCCCAATGAGTGTTTTAGTGTTTTCTTTTTGTTTTGGCATGTGGTATAAAGAAAAGGACTTTATGAATCGCCAAGGGCGGCTTGGGGCATAAGTTGAGGCCGACTGCGTTCGGAAAGGGAGGGCTCTTCCTCTGTAACCTGAATCATGAATTCCAGTGATAATTTGATACTTCGTGAGGTGGAGGGTACCAGGAGCGGTGCTCGTGATCCAAATCATGTCTTTGTGTTCATCGGCTCTGTTACCTGTTCCATGGTTCtattacaattggtatcagattcctGGTTCCTGATCCTGGTGAAACCTCTAGAATATATTCTTCGCCCTTATTACAATACAAGAAACCAGAAGTAGTTAGAAGCGATGGAGAAAATATCATTGATCTATCGGTGCTCTTGCTGAACATGCAACTCTAGAGTGAATCAAGCAAGCAAAATAATATGTCAAAAGAAACATGATTACATGACTGCCTATCTGTCCAAGAAAAATAATTGAGATTGTTTAAGAAAAATAAAATGCATAATTGTCTAACTGTCCAAAATGCACAACTTGTAAACTCTTAAGATAAAATATTTTTGTCATTGTATTGGCATTAGTAATGTCTAAGAAATGTGAGTGAGTTAGTAAGTTATAAAAATGCCACCAATAATATTATCTAAGTAATGTGAGGCTGCCGGTAAGACCTACTCTTACTAAAGTCGCCAGAACCCACATGTACCTAACACTACCGTAAAGGATGCATCTCATATTCTAGTAGGTGCAGAACATACACTATCAGCACCAAGTCAATGATTTTGACACATCAAAGTGTTACCGACCAAAACACACCTAAATAAAATTCATCATGCTTGCACAGACACTTCAGTTACGACTACACCATAGAAAATTCAATTTTCAAGATTGGATAGAACCTATCAGGCAAGAAGGGATACACTACTGCAAATTCAGAGATGCATATTGCTCTATTCAGGGAATAAGAAATACACTAATTGGATCTCAGAGAAGCATTTGACAGCTCCATTTTGAGAAGTGCAAGATCTGTACCATTTGTCGGGAGGTGAAAGGATGAATGGTCCTTACCGAAGGACGCTGCAAGCCAACGTTGTTATCCCGACGTGCTTGGCTCGATAGGTTCAGATCGTCGCACCTGACTGGTTCATATCCCGAATGTATCATCTCACACTCCAACCAAAACACACCCAAATAAAATTCATCATGCTTGCACAGACACTTCAGTTACGACTGCACCATAGAAAATTCAATTTTCAAGATTGGATAGAACCTATCAGGCAAGAAGGGATACACTACTGCAAATTCAGAGATGCATATTGCTCTATTCAGGGAATAAGAACTACACTAATTGGATCTCAGAGAAGCATTTGACAGCTCGATTTTGAGAAGTGCAAGATCTGTACCATTTGCCGGGAGGTCAAAGGATGAATGGTCCTCGCCGAAGGACACTGCAAGCCGACATTGTTATCCCGACGTGCTTGGCT
This portion of the Zea mays cultivar B73 chromosome 2, Zm-B73-REFERENCE-NAM-5.0, whole genome shotgun sequence genome encodes:
- the LOC100384283 gene encoding uncharacterized protein LOC100384283 precursor, whose product is MKSSTIVALLLAVAILSSLSPCYEAGGCIGKPKKSPPPPRRPYLSSYSEDHQNCRLICSSKGFKDGGWCDESVEHKVCCCSH